In Debaryomyces hansenii CBS767 chromosome A complete sequence, a genomic segment contains:
- a CDS encoding DEHA2D06358p (similar to uniprot|P32342 Saccharomyces cerevisiae YKL122C SRP21 Component of the signal recognition particle (SRP) ribonucleoprotein (RNP) complex), with the protein MPSKSNIDSFIDFSSQLLEAYPSTTTLSITYANALKKQSKNKDKDGSQIDTSSDSNNKKATNSVTFKCYEPNSGKCIKYSTYKIKELSRLLTFIGPRGVSVSNTKKRPIEDDQDKSDAKKTKVETINEHTNGLASIMSNVKFDNEESLSTSISKVDTPPAEEKEAVHANNEPATNSSKNKKKKKKGKK; encoded by the coding sequence ATGCCGTCGAAGTCAAATATAGACTCCTTTATTGATTTCTCGTCGCAATTATTAGAAGCATATCCCTCTACCACGACACTTTCAATAACATATGCGAATGCGTTGAAGAAAcaatcaaagaataaagaCAAAGATGGGTCTCAAATAGATACTTCTAGCGATAGTAACAACAAAAAGGCCACCAACTCTGTTACATTCAAATGCTATGAACCGAATTCTGGAAAGTGTATTAAATATAGTACTTACAAgattaaagaattatcgAGGTTATTGACATTTATTGGTCCTAGAGGAGTGAGTGTTTCGAATACAAAGAAGAGACCAATTGAAGACGATCAAGATAAGAGCGATGCTAAGAAGACTAAAGTCGAGACCATAAATGAACACACCAATGGATTGGCAAGTATTATGAGTAAtgttaaatttgataatgaagaatctTTATCTACCTCCATTTCAAAGGTTGATACTCCTCCAGCCGAGGAAAAAGAAGCCGTGCATGCTAATAATGAACCAGCTACAAACAGCAGtaaaaataagaagaagaagaagaagggAAAGAAATAG
- a CDS encoding DEHA2D06380p (some similarities with uniprot|P38845 Saccharomyces cerevisiae YHR146W CRP1 Protein that binds to cruciform DNA structures), whose product MAYYTYLIEWTSNEPSVKTVQVTGNFDNWAKGNAPLAKESGTFRDQIRVDKKQKLVFKFVVNGTEWVTSESYKKELDDNGIENNYIDADELVEVEKFEQDAGETKGGSGGVIGAAGSLGKNRGVSGERGEDIVKEKGEIEHNKDNGDSLTATSSFAAISTTDSTSDSKYEHIDDAYESPQRDRGNVENETRPGMDDAVDDDDDHSNGNQFNTPTNSVFNSEILPAPVDRKYKDPVSSTADTSVSNMDPSSPRVSTGAKQTLSQSNGPAKDKSTSHKDEMVEILKVPGSFPSPASSETDSNVNYFDSKPPVKRETLISRFKSLFKP is encoded by the exons ATGGCATATTATACTTATTTAATCGAATG GACCAGTAACGAACCAAGTGTGAAGACGGTACAGGTTACGGGAAATTTTGACAATTGGGCCAAAGGCAACGCACCGTTGGCTAAGGAATCTGGTACGTTTAGGGACCAAATCCGAGTGGACAAAAAACAGAAACTTGTGTTCAAGTTTGTTGTGAATGGGACCGAATGGGTTACCAGTGAAAGCTACAAGAAGGAGCTTGACGATAATGGGATTGAAAACAACTATATTGATGCTGATGAGTTGGTGGAGGTCGAGAAATTCGAGCAGGATGCTGGCGAGACCAAGGGGGGTTCAGGAGGTGTAATTGGGGCAGCTGGTAGTCTTGGAAAGAATAGGGGGGTGTCTGGGGAGCGAGGTGAAGATATTGTGAAAGAAAAGGGGGAGATCGAGCACAATAAAGATAATGGAGATTCTTTGACAGCCACGTCGTCATTCGCAGCCATTTCCACCACCGACTCTACGAGCGATTCGAAATACGAGCATATTGATGATGCTTATGAGAGTCCTCAACGTGACCGTGGtaatgttgaaaatgaGACCAGGCCCGGTATGGATGACGCCGTCGACGATGACGACGATCACTCCAATGGAAATCAATTCAACACTCCCACCAATTCGGTCTTCAATTCGGAAATACTCCCTGCCCCGGTTGATAGGAAGTATAAGGATCCGGTTTCCTCTACTGCTGATACTTCGGTGTCAAATATGGATCCAAGTTCACCGCGTGTATCTACTGGGGCAAAGCAAACTTTGTCTCAACTGAATGGTCCTGCTAAAGATAAGCTGACGAGTCACAAGGATGAAATGGTCGAAATTTTGAAGGTTCCGGGCTCGTTCCCATCGCCAGCTTCTTCTGAGACTGATTCAAACGTAAATTACTTTGACAGTAAGCCACCTGTTAAGAGAGAAACCCTCATTTCAAGATTTAAGAGTTTATTCAAACCATAA